A window of the Juglans microcarpa x Juglans regia isolate MS1-56 chromosome 5D, Jm3101_v1.0, whole genome shotgun sequence genome harbors these coding sequences:
- the LOC121264509 gene encoding signal recognition particle subunit SRP68, with protein MLTMEIDHPKPNAPDQVSPKFSINVLQLLKSAQMQHGLRHGDYTRYRRYCTARLRRLYKSLKFTHGRGKYTRRAVTESNVTEVRFLHLVLYTAERAWSHAMEKRQLPDGPTARQRIYLIGRLRKAVKWATLFSHLCAIKGDSRTSLESEAYASYMKGNLLFERDQNWDMALMNFKSARAVYEQLGKYGDLENQVLCRERVEELEPSIRYCLHKIGESNLQASELLQIDEMEGPALDLFKAKLEAVMAEARSQQAASMTEFHWLGHRFPISNGKTRVAILKAQELEKDLHGPSADSLSAERRLAIFDKIFTAYHEARSCIRSDLASSGNAENVKDDLNGLDKAVSAVLGQRTIERNQLLVSIAKSKLTRRRDDKSEKVTKPEELVRLYDLLLQNTTDLSDLVNSGRDRKPEELSFSEECALKSLSFRAERCFYLAKSYSLSGKRAEAYALYCRARSLAEEALHNFQIANGSDQRIQQLKILCEECRSNSCIEHAKGMMEEMKAPENLSKRISNISLTGADKKAEKFLVEKLDTYESAVGDANTKGVPRIEVFPPAFQAIPRNPIVLDLAYNFIEFPSLENRMKKDKKGFISRLWR; from the exons ATGTTGACTATGGAAATAGACCATCCAAAGCCCAATGCTCCCGATCAAGTCAGCCCCAAATTCTCAATCAACG TGTTGCAGTTGTTGAAATCAGCTCAGATGCAGCATGGATTGCGGCACGGCGATTATACTCGCTATCG AAGGTATTGCACCGCACGTTTGAGGAGGTTGTATAAATCACTCAAATTCACCCATGGTCGTGGTAAATACACGCGGAGAGCCGTAACTGAATCAAACGTGACTGAAGTTAG GTTTCTTCATCTCGTTCTTTATACGGCAGAGAGAGCATGGAGCCATGCCATGGAGAAAAGACAGCTTCCAGATGGTCCAACTGCTCGTCAGCGCATCTATTTGATTGGTAGGCTGAGGAAGGCAGTTAAATGGGCTACGCTGTTTTCTCATTTGTGTGCAATCAAGGGAGATTCCAGAACTTCATTAGAATCTGAG GCTTATGCCTCCTATATGAAAGGGAACTTGCTGTTTGAACGAGATCAGAACTGGGACATGGCATTGATGAATTTCAAAAGTGCCAG GGCTGTTTACGAGCAACTAGGCAAATATGGAGACCTAGAGAATCAAGTTTTGTGTCGAGAGCGTGTTGAGGAGCTAGAGCCTAGTATTCGTTACTGCCTCCACAAAATAGGCGAATCAAATCTACAGGCATCCGAACTTCTGCAAATTGATGAGATGGAAGGTCCTGCCCTGGACCTTTTCAAAGCTAAATTGGAG GCTGTTATGGCAGAGGCAAGATCTCAACAAGCTGCGTCCATGACAGAGTTTCATTGGCTTGGTCATAGGTTTCCAATATCCAATGGGAAAACTAGGGTCGCCATTTTAAAAG CTCAAGAATTGGAGAAAGATTTGCATGGTCCTTCTGCAGATTCACTCTCGGCAGAGAGAAGACTAGCCATCTTTGACAAAATTTTTACTGCATATCATGAGGCCAGGAGCTGCATTCGTAGTGACTTG GCCAGTTCAGGTAATGCTGAAAATGTGAAAGACGACTTAAATGGTCTTGATAAGGCTGTTAGTGCTGTCTTAGGACAAAGAACCATTGAGCGCAACCAGTTGTTGGTTAGCATTGCAAAGAGTAAACTTACTAGGCGACGTGATGACAAAAGTGAGAAAGTTACCAAACCTGAAGAACTTGTACGCCTGTATGATCTTTTACTGCAG AATACGACTGATCTTTCAGACTTGGTTAATTCTGGAAGAGATAGAAAACCAGAAGAACTGTCATTTTCTGAAGAGTGCGCGCTTAAAAGTTTGTCCTTCCGAGCAGAAAG GTGCTTCTACTTAGCAAAATCTTACAGCTTGTCTGGAAAGAGGGCAGAAGCATATGCATTATACTGCCGTGCTCGGTCTCTTGCCGAGGAAGCCCTTCACAACTTCCAAATTGCAAATGGGAGCGATCAG AGAATCCAACAGTTGAAGATATTGTGCGAGGAGTGCAGATCCAACAGTTGTATAGAGCATGCAAAGGGGATGATGGAGGAGATGAAGGCTCCAGAGAATCTCTCAAAAAGAATTTCTAATATTTCATTAACAGGAGCTGACAAGAAG GCGGAGAAATTCCTTGTGGAGAAACTCGATACCTATGAGTCTGCAGTTGGTGATGCGAATACGAAAGGTGTTCCGCGCATTGAAGTCTTCCCTCCTGCCTTCCAAGCAATCCCACGCAATCCCATTGTTCTTGACCTTGCCTACAATTTTATCGAGTTCCCATCTCTTGAAAATAGGATGAAGAAAGACAAGAAGGGCTTCATAAGTAGGCTATGGCGATGA